In the genome of Nymphaea colorata isolate Beijing-Zhang1983 chromosome 9, ASM883128v2, whole genome shotgun sequence, one region contains:
- the LOC116261348 gene encoding fructose-bisphosphate aldolase 1, chloroplastic-like has protein sequence MASASLLKSSPVLDKSEFLKGQSLLRSSTASFRANTASPSTLVVRAASSYADELIKTAKTVASPGRGILAMDESNATCGKRLASIGLENTEANRQAYRTLLVSAPGLGQYISGAILFEETLYQSTTEGQKMVDVLVSQNIVPGIKVDKGLVPLAGSNDESWCQGLDGLASRSAAYYQQGARFAKWRTVVSIPNGPSALAVKEAAWGLARYAAISQDNGLVPIVEPEILLDGDHGIDRTFEVAKKVWAEVFFYLAENNVMFEGILLKPSMVTPGAECKDKATPEQVAAYTLKLLHNRIPPAVPGIMFLSGGQSEVEATLNLNAMNQGPNPWHVSFSYARALQNTCLKTWGGRPENVKAAQDALLLRAKANSLAQLGKYTGEGESEESKQGMFVKGYVY, from the exons ATGGCGAGCGCATCTCTCCTCAAGTCGTCCCCCGTGCTGGACAAGTCAGAGTTCTTGAAGGGGCAGTCCCTGCTGCGCTCCTCCACCGCCAGTTTCAGGGCGAACACCGCCTCCCCTTCCACGCTTGTCGTCCGCGCCGCTTCTTCCTACGCTGATGAGCTCATCAAGACCGCG AAAACCGTAGCGTCGCCTGGGCGCGGGATACTGGCCATGGACGAGTCGAACGCGACGTGCGGGAAGAGGCTGGCCTCCATCGGGCTGGAGAACACGGAGGCCAACCGCCAGGCCTACCGCACTCTGCTCGTCTCCGCCCCTGGCCTCGGCCAGTACATCTCTGGAGCCATCCTCTTCGAGGAGACGCTTTACCAGTCCACCACCGAGGGCCAGAAGATGGTCGACGTTCTCGTCTCCCAGAACATCGTCCCCGGCATCAAAGTCGACAAG GGTTTGGTGCCTCTTGCTGGCTCAAACGATGAATCATGGTGCCAAGGTCTTGATGGTCTGGCCTCTCGTTCTGCCGCATACTATCAGCAGGGTGCTCGCTTTGCCAAATG GCGTACTGTTGTGAGCATTCCAAATGGACCATCTGCCCTGGCTGTTAAGGAGGCTGCTTGGGGCCTTGCTCGTTATGCTGCAATCTCCCAA GACAATGGTTTGGTTCCCATTGTTGAGCCAGAGATTCTGTTGGATGGTGACCATGGCATTGACAGGACCTTTGAAGTGGCCAAGAAGGTTTGGGCAGAGGTCTTCTTCTATTTGGCTGAGAACAATGTCATGTTTGAGGGTATCCTCTTGAAGCCTAGCATGGTCACCCCTGGTGCAGAGTGCAAGGACAAGGCGACCCCTGAGCAAGTTGCTGCTTACACCCTGAAACTCCTCCACAACCGCATCCCCCCTGCTGTTCCAGGCATTATG TTCTTGTCTGGGGGACAATCTGAAGTAGAGGCTACCCTCAACCTGAACGCCATGAACCAGGGTCCCAACCCATGGCATGTGTCGTTCTCATATGCAAGAGCCCTCCAGAACACTTGCCTCAAAACATGGGGTGGCAGACCAGAGAATGTTAAGGCAGCACAGGATGCACTTCTCCTGAGGGCCAAGGCCAACTCCCTTGCTCAGCTCGGAAAATACACTGGTGAGGGAGAGTCAGAGGAATCTAAGCAGGGCATGTTTGTCAAGGGCTATGTTTACTGA